tattttgttatgCAGTGGCTGGCTGCAGTTGCTTTATTCCTTTACTCTTTGTGCCTCTGCTGGACCCTGCAGGAACATCGTGGCCCTCCTGCTGCCTAAAAGAGAGAATAGTCAGGGCCCAGCCCTTAGGGTAACAGGAGCCATTTGGATTTCCCATCACTGGCTTGTGGGTGCTCCTTAGCCATAGGCAGAACTGTACCCTCTCTGCTGGGTATCACCATTGAGAACTGCACCAAAAGGGATCAGCCAAGGGGGATTTTTGCAGCCCAGTCCCACTGCTGTGTCCTAGAGGGGCATTGGGAGCTGTGGTAGCCAGTCCTGAGTGTCACACCCGCGGTGGAACAGTTCAGGCTTTGTTTGTATCCAGCCAGGCCATGCAGTGCTacagaaaatattcctaaacTGTTCATTCTGTCTCTCTCAGCCATTCCCTGGTTTAGCAGCCTGTCTGCTCTGCAGTGAAGACTTCACCCCCTGTGGGGTCTTCCCTTATGAAATGGTTGAgatttgagagaaaaaaacatgaagTGTGATATACCACACTCAGCTGTTGTTGCAGAGCGTTGGTTTACTGCCTCTCCTCTTTCCTAACTTTTTTCCTACTCATTTTTTTATACCAttgggctgcagcctgccctggcccgGAGGGAAGGGCGGAATTCACGCCGTTGTCACCTGTAGAGCGCCGGGACAGCCCCGCGGGGGACCGGGGCAGAGGGGTGAGTGCTGCCCGCGATCCCCCGGCCGGGCAGTCGGAAAAGCAGCGGCCGTGCCCGGGAGGGTGTCGGGGGCAACCGGCCGTGCCTGGGGCAGCCCGGTGTTTCCTGAGGAGCAGTGGCCGTGCCTGGGGCAGCCCGGTGTTTCCCGAGGAGCAATGGCCGTGCCTGGGGCAGCCCGGTGTTTCCCGAGGAGCAGTGGCCGTGCCTGGGGGAGCCCGGCAGTTTCCCGAGGAGCAATGGCCGTGCCTGGGGCAGCCCGGTGTTCCCGAGGAGCAATGGCCGTGCCTGGGGCAGCCCGGTGTTCCCGAGGAGCAATGGCCGTGCCTGGGGCAGCCCGGTGTTCCCGAGGAGCCGCCGGCCGTACGCGGCGCTCAGCCCGCCGTGCCCCGACGCTCGCAGGCGGTGGCGCTGCCGCAGCTGCCGCCGCTctcccgcccggcccggcccggcccggccctccCCCGGCTCGGGCGAGGAAATGACCTAAGAGGAAACCTGGGCCGTGCCGGGAGGGCGCGGGAGGTGCCGGCGATGTCCCGGCGGCCGGAGGACACAGCGGGGGCGGCCGGCAGGTCGGTGGGGCTGCGCCcggctcccctgccctgcccggggcagcgcgGGGGCCGCTTTCCCCGGGATCCGCCTCTTCCTCCGTCCGTGGCCCTTGGGCTTGTGCCAGCCGCGGGGCTGGAGCGACGGGAGGCAGCGGCGGGGGGTCCTGGGGCTCCGGTGgtccagctgccctgggcaagAGGCGTCTCAACGCTGGGGGTTCCACTTGCGGCTCggcggggatgggatgggatgggggttCCGAGGGCTGGTAGAGCCCCTGGGGCAGACGCTATGGGGTGACAGAGGAGACTCTgctcttctccctctccttgcAGTGGCCAGGACTTGTCCAGCCCATACTGTCAGGTGTGACTCTACAGGTCACAGGTACCCGTGTGATCCACCTGAGCTGGTGGATCACCGGCAGATTGCGGGTGCTGACCCCAGACGAGTCAGCCCCCGGGACGGCTCGTCTAGCCGGGGCCAGTGGCAGAGGAGCAGTCGGTACCCACAGGTGCCCCATGTCACccactgccaccagcccttcCGATAAGGCGGTGCTGGCAGGAGGGTCTCTAGTGCAGGCGAGATCTGGCCGGCTCGGTGTTCACCCGCTGTGGTTTGCTCTGGCAGGGTTATTTGGCTCAGCAGCTCAAAGCAGCCGTGCCCATCCCAGGGAGCCGAGGAACGGGAGCTCCGGGAGAGGGGCCGGGCGCGGCACAGACGCTGCCGGGCGGGCTCGGGCGCTTCTCGCTGCGCTGCGTGCGGCGCTGTGCTCTCGCCAGGGTCCGGCTGCCGGGAGATGCTGCCGGTGGGACACGGGGCTGCTGGCGATCTCGGGCTGCTCCACTGGCAGTGCAGCGTGGCCTGAGTGCAGATACAGAGAGAGGACAGGTCGGCTAGGAAGGTGTTTGCCAACCAGGCATGGCACGGAGGGCACCCAGCTGCTTGTGAATCCACCAGGGAAAGAATCCCCAGTGCCAGTCGCAGGGGAGGCGAGAGCTTTGGCTGCGAGAGCAGCGTCGGCAGGCGGTCACCCCTAtggggctgctctctgctcgGAGTTAGTGTTGTGCTGTATGTGAGGGGACTGCCCACGGTACCTGTCCCATGCCCCTAAAGGCTCTTGGGCTTTGATCTGGGTAGGGACCTGTTTGCAGACAGGGGTGAGTAATGGCCGAGGAATTTCGACGAGCTGGCAAAACTCATTTGGCCGATTGCCTTCTGTTTGTACTGCCGGTCTGGCCAGCCCTGCATTTCCATCCATCAGCTCCCGTGTGAATCAAAGCAAGCCCTTCCTCTCTGTGCCGTGCATACCCTCTTGCTGTCTTCACTGTATcatgaagcagaagaaaatcaatCTAGAGACTACTTAGGagcactgctggtgctgcagagcagtgcttgACTGCAGAGGGATGAGAGAGATGGGAGCTGTTGCTCTTGGGGATTTGGCTGCTGAGTTTGCTGTGTcgagctgggagcagaggaagcCTGGCTGTAgtgcaggagaggtgctctAGTGTGTGTTGGATGCTTTTGTACTGGCTTTGATTCTTCCCTGATTTTTGTATGAAAGCTGCTGAATTGGTGTTTAAAGGGCCCAAGGGAGCAGTGTGTGCCTTCCACATACAACCACATATATTTTGGGTCTGCTTTGCCTGTAAAATGTTTCTCatatcagaaaaatataaaggcTCTGAAGTTCTATTATCAGCTGGTAGGAGACAATGCCTTAAAAGATGTGGGAATGAGGATTTGCACAGATCTAGAGTTGGTGCCCTAATAAAAGAGGAGTTTCTTTGGGGTGGGGAGCTGTCAGGAAACAGCCTGTGCTTCAACACAACCTGGGATGTGCCAAATGGGAAATGGGTGAAGGTCTGCCTCTGTCCAACTAAGCTCTGTGTGCTCCTTCCCCAGGGACTGTCACTAGCTCATCCATTGCCCTGACTCTTGCCCTTGGAGGAAACCAGTCATGGGGGAAACGGGCAAAGAAGAGTACAAAATACAGTCCTTCGACTCCGAGACTCAGAAGCTGCTGAAAACAGCCCTCAAAGGtcagcacggcttctgcaccATTTAATGTGACCCTACTGGGCCCTGTGCAGACCTTGGTTGCTTTCCAGGGCTTGCTTTGAGCTGCTGCCTCAAAGCAATCAGTGGCCAAAGAGAGCTGGGTCCTAACAGCATTCCTCTTCTCTGCAGACCCCAGTAATGTGGACCTGGAGAAAGTGGCCAACATTATAGTGGACCAGTCCCTCAAAGACTCTGTGTTCAGCAAGGAGGCTGGGCGCATCTGCTACACCATCATCCAGGTGAGAGCTCGTGTCTGGACAGTGCAACACCTGGGATGTTGTGTGGcttgtccctgggctgggccaggaaGGGCTTTGCCCCAGTCACGTGCTCTGACCCCTTGCCCAtctctcctgtcctgccacTTGCCCCAtgcagtggcagcagaagaGCAGTGGGCCAGCACAAGCAGTGAGTTGcagcttttctgtctctttgGGAATCACAGAAGGGTCTCTGTGTGGTACTGCATTCCCCTGCCCCTCTGGCATCCCTGTTTCATCCCTCCATCCTGTTTTTGTGGGCTTATAGGCAGAGAGCAAACAAGTTGGCCAGAGCATCTTCCGGAGGAGCCTGCTGAACCGGCTGCAGCAGGAGTACAaggacagggaggagctgcGCACCCGCTCGCTCCAGGCCTGGATCTGCTACGTCACCTTCATCTGCAACATCTTTGACTACCTGagggtgaggagctggagcagccagctgctgctgcctggagtgCCAGGGGAGCCTGAGCATCCCAGGGTAACAGAGCAGGGGTGGTGGGTGGGTGTTGTACAGAGCCCCAGGGCCATGGGGGCCAAAGCTGGTTCTTAACACAAAGATGCTGACAGAGCTGGTGCTATCTACAGGCTTGGAGAGGCAGAGGAAGTCTTCAGGAACAGTCACAGCTTCTTCATTTTGTACCTGATGTTTGAAATCCCCTGATTTGCCTGTTTCCAGATGTCCCAGACTGGACTGGTTCAGTTGCTGTGGGGTTTGCTGATGGAGTTTGGCTTCAGGCCTTTGTGCAGTGTGTGAACTTTGAATTCCTGCTTGGAGTAGATGTAAAAATGATGCGAGtacagctgcaggcaggaaaaaTACTGTTGGAACAAGTGTATTTCCCATGACTACCTgcttacatttaaaaatagatgGTTTTTACATCATTTGTTCAGCTCCTCTGGTTCCCAGAGACTCAAATATCTGATCTCTGATGAAAATCCCACTAACACAGCACAACTAAatcctgcttccttctcctttggAGAGCAGCAAGGGAATAACTATTTAAAACAGCTGCAGACTCccttctgtccccaggctgaCAATGCCCCACCCTCCTTGCAGGTGAACAACATGCCCATGATGGCTCTGGTGAACCCCGTGTACGACTGCCTGTTCCGGCTGGCACAGCCCGACAGCctgcagaaggaggaggaggtgagtgcagggagctgctcgTGTGCCTGTTGTCCTGCCAAGGAGCTGTTaaaagcacagcccagggggTGCAGAGGAGCCTCCACTGCTTTGTGCTCAGCCATCTGCTCTTCCTTCTGAAGGTGGACTGCTTGGTCCTGCAGCTGCACCGCATCGGCGAGCAGCTGGAGAAGATGAATTCCCAGCGGATGGATGagctcttctccctgctccGAGATGgtttcctcctgcaggaggggctcagctccctgtcccagctcctgctgctggagatcATCGAGTTCCGGGCTGCTGAGTGGAAGATGACGGACGCTGCCCAGAAATATTATTACAGCGAAGTGACAGATTAACCTCCCGAGGCAGAGGAGTCCCCAGCACCTTCACCAGCAAGCTTTGTACCAGTTTGGAatttttcacattaattttCTAGCACTCCCTGTAAATAGCATTTATACTGGCTAGAGCCTCTCTGCACCTACTGTCGGATGCAGCTGGTGCTGGTCTGACTTTGGATGTTCAGAGCAGTGGGAAGGGCACACTTTACCCAGCAAGTTCTCCCACTGATTTTGTCTTAATATTGGGCTGCTGTCAGCAAAGGGCTAGGGAGGCTTGTAGTTCACACCAGCATTTTCTATGAGTGTTAAAGAAAGCACAGTTTAGGCTGAGACCATTTTCCTTCAccccaaagccagcagagctgtggaaggcagcagggaaatCTCCCAGCTCAGGTTATACCTGGTTCTCTGGGATGGGTCACAGATCACACCATGGCCTCACAAACAGCTCAACCAAGTGCTTTTGTTCCCAGACTCCTTCCAGCAGGCTGGCTGCACCTGCATGCACACCGCCTCTTCCACAGCCAGGATTACCTGCCACAGGGCAGCCTGCAACAGAAGAGGTCCCTGAGCACATGTAGGAACAGGTTTTATAGGTTTTATACAATAACTGTCACTTTTTTCCAGAATTTGCAAGTTTCAGCTACGGTATATTTCTTATAAGAGTgggagaggaagaaatgaaacaaaatagtctattgaaggatttttttctaataaaagtTTTCCACTAACATATGCCCTGctttctccctgcacagctgctgagctctgagcaacACTGAAGGGTTGCTCCTGACTGAAGCCCTAAGGCTGAGATAACTTTGTTTGCTACAATCTAGCAAACAAAGGACCTggagaaacaaagacaaaagtCTGGAATCGGGAAACCTTTCCCATaaaactggttttattttgtccACATTGCCATCAAATCTGTGCAGACCATGTTGCTGATGGCCAAAATCAAAAAGGGCCTTTTACTGCCTGTGTACCAATCCCTGTGGAAAAGGATCCAactctgctctcagctctgcagccaaaAACATTGCTGATTTGAAGAGCAGAGAGACTTTCAGATTTCAGATCCCCAGAAAACAGGTAAGTGAAAGATGGTTTTGTTTAGCGTTGCTGTAAGAAAAACATCTAAGGCTCGTCTTCACAGGGAAGTGATGATGAACTAACTGGAGCAGCCCCACTGAGGCTGGTAACTCAGACTCCCCCTTCCCCCATCCAAACaagcacaaagaaaaagaacctCGTGGGGATCGTGTGAGCTTTCCCTGGGTTAGAACAGAAGCTGCTGCAAGGGATATTGCCCCTTGCCCTGTCCCAGGCCGgcagcctggggctctgctctccagccgTGGCAGCGCGTCCCACGCAGGGTCCCTACCACCAGCGGAAGTGGGCGTACGCCCGGTTGGCCTCTGCCATCTTGTGCAGGACGTGCTTCCTCTTGATGACTGGCCCCTCGTTGTTGaaggcctggagcagctcctgggagagcTTTTCTGGCATCAGTGTCCGGCGGTGCTTGTTCTCCCTGCACTCGGTGATCAGCCACTTCATGGCCAGGAAGCGCTTCCGATTGTCCGTCAGCGGGACGGGCACCTGGGAAAGGGTTAAAGGTGGCAGGAGTCAGCacctgctcctccccagcagccacactgcaccagctgcccctgcaggtgctcactgtgctgctctgtgcagccagacctgctccccacagctgagccctgccagtTCTCCTGCTCTGTCCATAGGAACTGGCCACTGCTACTGAAATGGAAACGCTGGCCTGTCTGGGAGCTGGGTCCAGGCTGGTTTGAGTCAGCAGAGATGGGAAATGGTGGCCCCATCTCTGCACTGAATAcagagaaatcacagaatcacagcatggtttgggttggaagggaccattaAGATCCAAATGCCCCCACATCTCACCTCTCCTTCAGGCCCCAAGGGTTGCAGAGCTCATACTCAGAGACAGATTCTGCTCATGTTTTAAGTATCCCACTGGATCTAGGTGACCCATTTTGCCATGCTGACCTGCCCCAGGGGTTTGGGACCTCTCCCCAGGCAATGTGGTGCAGTGGAAAGGATGGGACTGGTAGTCCAAAGACTACTAATTCTTTTGCTGCTGATCTCTGTCTCTTTGGAAAATAGTTGCTGTGTATTTCTTCTCACATCTAGTCAGAGAACCTGAGACTAGTCAGAGACTGCTGCTgattaatggttggacttgattgatcttagaagtcttttccaaccttaagtGATTCTGTCACAGGGGAAGCACAATACTAGAGGTGGGGATCCTGATTTTGGACAGTTTCTAGGTGCTGTTTTATTCCAGATTGCAAAGTGGCTCTTTCCAAGGAGAGATAATCTTGAGCTGTTGGGGTGGAAACCAGTTCATTTGCCTCCCTAGCTAACTGCCTCACAACCAGATGTGCTCCCAGCCCCCTTTCACCTGGTAGGTTTTGCCTCCTCTGGTGATGTTGCTGAGCCCGATGATGGGCTGGCAGTTCTTGAGAGCCTGGTGGAAAATGACGTAGGGGTTGCATTCAATTGTCTCCTTCTCATTTTCTGGAGCTTTGTGGTacttctccagctgcttcctTTTAATGGCCTCCAGAGTCTTGGAAGAAAGGCAAGAAACAAGACATACAAGGTAGATGGATTCTCCCACTCCATGAGGTTACATCACTTTTACAGGCACCCCATTTTCACCTGAGCAGCTGGTCCACCAGCCCCAGAGGCAAAAGACCCACTGGGAATTCTTTAACTCAAGTTTTACTTCACcctcttccagctcctcagtCTCTTTTATCAGTCACTGCATTTCGGGTGAGGGGGATGAGCACAAAcctgggccaggagcccgggaagggcagggacaaaGTGGAgccaggagtggggaggggTCTGTGCACTGAGCATCCAacctgcacagcctcccctccaGAGCCTGTGTGCTTTTCTGTAACCAGCAATCAGCACTTAATTGGAAACATTTGGgcaaaatgtttccatttcaagggagtTCAGGGGTGGACCAGATGGGAAGAGCAGTTAATACCAGGGGCTGTGGGTCAGAGCAGGCTCAAAGCTGTGCCATTGGAGCTGACACATCTGTGGGACTTCAAGGGCAAGTTATACAGAGGGTAAGGCAtgacagagagctgcagagatcTTTAGAGAAAATGATGCTTTTTAAGGGTATTCCCTGTGTTTATGCAGTACAAAAGAACACAGGGATACTGAAGGATGGAAAGACAAGGCTCTCCATGAAGCTGTCCCTGGCTGGTCTGTGAGCTAAGGAGGCTGGGGAAATGGACATTTTATCAAACAAATCATGGTTTATCAGAGGAATCATGCTGCAAGCAACGTGTGGCAGAGCAAAACACATCAGGACCACAGAGATGGACCACCTGAGTTCTGGTAATCCCCAATTCCAGTGGGTTTGACATCCCAGCCTTCCATTTTGTCTAGTTTCAACACAACATTGAGAAGACACCTGAGTTCTTACCTGAGACATGAGGTTTCTGGCCAGCACTTTATTTCCACTCTTCATCATCATATTGGTGAATTTACTGTAAACACAAAGTCAGATAGGATCCATATGAATTCTGATTTTATCATGCACGGAAATAAGCCCCCTCACCCCCATCCCTCTGTGTTGTTCCCGTGGTTAAGTGTGGGTGCTGCCAGATCTGCTGCAATTATCTCTAATCACAGCATAACAATGGACTCATTGATGAGATAAGAGTAACCCAGAACACAGGGACTGTGCTGTAACAAAAGGCAATGTGAAGCCAGCAGGTGGAGGTAGAagagggcagcacagctcccaggcatttttggagagaggaggagctgctgctttctctgaCCTGATCATGGGGTCGCTGAACACGGAACTGGACAGActgggaggagcagctttgATGGGTCGAACAGCCTTAAGCTCCATTtgttccctttcctcctccGTCAGCTCCTCTAAAGGTTTCTGATGCGATTCCTTTTTCACTTCTGGCTCCAGGTAGCTGGGGTTGTAGCGGCTCCATCTCACGGGCATTATCCTGCAAGGAGCAAGAGAGGCGGGGCTGTGACCCAGGGCACAcgctgtggggacagggatgcaGGCAGACGTGGACAGATGTGAACACGCCTCAGAAGGAGTGCTAGACGTGAGAGGCATCCCGTGGCAGTGGGGCGAGCAGCTCGGTGCGGGTTCTGTCCCTTTTGTCACCGTTCCTGTGGCCAGGCACCGGAAGGGCCGCGCAGGGCCGGGGCCGTCACcgtccctggagctgctcaggaggCGTCTGCCCCTGGCGCTGGGTGATCACCCTGGAACAGCTGATCCCTAATGATGATGCCATTAGGGATTAGAATGGCAATGCTGCCTGCACTGGATGACCTTCAAGGTCCAACCCTCCAGCCTTGCCAGTTCTACGCCTGTGTGACCCGGCAAAACAGGCGGGCGGCCTGGCCGcgtgctgccggcgcggcgcACACCCTCCCCTCACCCCCGGTGCGCTCCCGGCGAGCCGCCCGCAGCCTCCTCGCGCGCTGCCCGTGTTCCCGCGGTGGGGAGCAGCCCCCGGGGCGCCCCCGgccccgtccctgtccctgtccccgctcACCGGGGCAGCCACGCCCGCAGCCGccggcccagccccgccgcGCTGGGCGCCGCCATCTTCCCTGCGCGCGCCGCCGCGCGGGGGCGGGGCCACTGTGGATAGGGGCGGAGTCATCGCTGGCTCCGCCCCCCTCGCGCGGCTCTcgcgcgggcggggcggggccccGGGTCGCTCCGGCAACATGGCGGAGGCTGAGGGGGAGAGCCTGGAGTCGTGGCTGAGTGAGTACCGCGGGCGTGCGGGCACTGCCCGGCCCCCTCCgaccccggccccgctgccccccgggccctcagccccttcccagcgcctccctgcagcctccgCTCGCCCGACCCCGCCACCCCCCTCAGCTGGGCGGGAGCGCCGGGGCCGTCCCGGGGAGGCCGGGGGGTGACAGCGCCCTGGGGacgggctggcacagccccccgGGCACGGGGGAGTTTCGGCACACCGGGCACGGGGTCTCGGCACCCGGGGGAAGAGCCGGGGCCTCCCTCCCGGCGGTGCGCTCGGTGTGGggcgcggccggggccggggccggtgGCAGCTCCCCGCGGGACCGGGGGCACCGGGCAGCTCTGCGGCTCAGcgcctgccaggctgctgctttttcttgtcCATAAAGGGTCCTGGTCCGCGTCTGT
The genomic region above belongs to Ammospiza nelsoni isolate bAmmNel1 chromosome 19, bAmmNel1.pri, whole genome shotgun sequence and contains:
- the MRPS7 gene encoding small ribosomal subunit protein uS7m, with product MAAPSAAGLGRRLRAWLPRIMPVRWSRYNPSYLEPEVKKESHQKPLEELTEEEREQMELKAVRPIKAAPPSLSSSVFSDPMISKFTNMMMKSGNKVLARNLMSQTLEAIKRKQLEKYHKAPENEKETIECNPYVIFHQALKNCQPIIGLSNITRGGKTYQVPVPLTDNRKRFLAMKWLITECRENKHRRTLMPEKLSQELLQAFNNEGPVIKRKHVLHKMAEANRAYAHFRWW
- the MIF4GD gene encoding MIF4G domain-containing protein, whose amino-acid sequence is MGETGKEEYKIQSFDSETQKLLKTALKDPSNVDLEKVANIIVDQSLKDSVFSKEAGRICYTIIQAESKQVGQSIFRRSLLNRLQQEYKDREELRTRSLQAWICYVTFICNIFDYLRVNNMPMMALVNPVYDCLFRLAQPDSLQKEEEVDCLVLQLHRIGEQLEKMNSQRMDELFSLLRDGFLLQEGLSSLSQLLLLEIIEFRAAEWKMTDAAQKYYYSEVTD